From the genome of Phytohabitans rumicis, one region includes:
- a CDS encoding type 2 lanthipeptide synthetase LanM family protein: MTGSSTTPAATPPAAVEGWWAAALALGERLAAGVPELASADPDVDARIEAWRGTCDGAGAGQFTLRLADAGIDESGLRALLAEPASHLGARASRPSWVRVVEGALGISPLPVVDAEARGSDVFAGVVHPFVEEIRRQLAAEPLSDLVDAATLNDAYAARLGRRLAAVAAPVLVAELHAAKGRGELSGTEGGERFADFVRQLAAPGRLAALLARYPVLGRLLGQHAQQAVDSRRELLARFVADRPVVVDGLLAGRDPGRLVAVHDMGADAHRGGRSVAALVFSDGRRVIYKPRAVAVHVRFAALVAWLNGALAGTALRTPAVIARDGYGWLEFVAGEPVPDLAAADRFYRRQGALLALLHLVGAVDIHRENLVAAGDQPVVVDVETVLHPMTPVPWLTSDPAADRLASSVHRTGVLPMMLVGDHGRADMSALGGDGAAPAGVAFWDEPGTDRMRLGRRSTPLASRGNRVRLDGVERDPVDHEPDLLAGFRAAYNAIMRDRVRVGALLRHFADVETRVVVRPTQLYRTLLDRSNHPAVLRDALDRDRVLDALWAVAATSQPGSTQLFRHELAELWSGDVPLFTTTPAEIGVRTADGTLVDGLFERSGLAGALGQLDAMSDADRRDQEWIISATLATRRPPAGHRGGPGAEGRATAVDPARLLAAARGIADQLVALAARRHGEVNWLGLELVEERQWLALPMGAGLATGYTGVALFLAELWALTGVERYASVARAAVRRVPPLLAALSGSDETVRAVGCGGMTGFGGIAYALARLAGRLDDASLCDGTRSAIGLAERCVVPDAPLGVFTGVAGCLAAMTAVYEELDLPEAAHTARRCATLLAERVDAPSTSTGFAAGDAGIGWALVRHARSGAAVPDAAHLDVLGSRLLRGAATTGDEYGWCAGQAGVHAARHAAGIADDPAVLDGYATRPVLRDLSLCHGELGILEALAVRRESRAAWIIRRRAGQVCDVISRAGAGCGTPGGVPTPGLLNGLAGIGYGLLRAGFAEQVPSVLLFGTVQVGIGKRSSQ; encoded by the coding sequence GTGACAGGATCGTCCACCACCCCAGCCGCCACTCCGCCCGCCGCGGTGGAGGGCTGGTGGGCGGCTGCTCTCGCGCTCGGCGAGCGGCTGGCCGCCGGCGTACCAGAGCTGGCCAGCGCCGATCCTGACGTCGACGCACGGATCGAAGCCTGGCGGGGCACCTGCGACGGGGCCGGCGCCGGCCAGTTCACGCTGCGGCTGGCCGATGCCGGGATCGACGAGTCCGGGCTGCGGGCGCTGCTCGCCGAGCCGGCGTCCCACCTGGGCGCGCGAGCTTCGCGACCGTCGTGGGTACGGGTGGTGGAAGGTGCCCTGGGGATCTCGCCGCTGCCGGTGGTCGACGCCGAGGCGCGCGGGTCGGACGTCTTCGCCGGCGTGGTGCACCCGTTCGTCGAGGAGATCCGCCGGCAGTTGGCGGCCGAGCCGCTGTCTGACCTGGTCGACGCCGCGACCTTGAATGACGCGTACGCCGCACGGCTCGGCCGGCGGCTGGCCGCCGTCGCCGCGCCTGTCCTGGTCGCCGAGTTGCACGCGGCGAAGGGGCGCGGTGAGCTGTCCGGTACGGAGGGCGGGGAGCGGTTCGCCGACTTTGTCCGGCAGCTTGCCGCACCGGGCCGGTTGGCGGCCTTGCTGGCCCGGTACCCGGTCCTCGGCCGCCTGCTCGGGCAGCACGCGCAGCAGGCCGTCGACAGCCGGCGCGAGTTGCTCGCCCGCTTCGTCGCGGACCGGCCGGTGGTCGTGGACGGCCTGCTCGCCGGGCGTGACCCGGGCCGGCTGGTCGCGGTCCACGACATGGGCGCCGACGCCCACCGCGGCGGCCGGTCGGTGGCGGCCCTGGTCTTCTCCGACGGGCGCCGGGTGATCTACAAGCCGCGCGCCGTGGCGGTACACGTCCGGTTTGCCGCGCTCGTCGCCTGGCTCAACGGCGCATTGGCCGGCACCGCCCTGCGTACGCCCGCGGTGATCGCCCGGGACGGCTACGGCTGGTTGGAGTTCGTCGCGGGCGAGCCGGTCCCCGACCTGGCCGCCGCCGATCGCTTCTACCGCCGGCAGGGCGCGTTGCTCGCGTTGCTGCACCTGGTGGGGGCCGTCGACATCCACCGGGAGAACCTCGTCGCCGCCGGTGACCAGCCGGTCGTGGTCGACGTGGAGACGGTCCTGCATCCGATGACGCCCGTGCCGTGGCTGACCAGCGATCCCGCCGCCGACCGGCTCGCGTCGTCCGTTCACCGCACGGGTGTGCTGCCGATGATGCTGGTCGGCGACCACGGGCGGGCCGACATGTCCGCGCTCGGCGGCGACGGCGCCGCACCCGCGGGCGTCGCCTTCTGGGACGAGCCCGGCACCGACCGCATGCGCCTGGGCCGCCGGAGCACCCCGCTGGCCAGCCGTGGCAACCGCGTACGTCTCGACGGCGTGGAGCGTGACCCGGTCGACCACGAGCCGGACCTGCTTGCCGGGTTCCGCGCCGCCTACAACGCGATCATGCGGGATCGCGTGCGGGTGGGCGCGCTGCTGCGCCATTTCGCGGACGTCGAGACGCGCGTCGTGGTCCGCCCCACCCAGTTGTACCGGACGCTTCTGGACCGGTCGAACCACCCGGCCGTGCTGCGCGACGCGCTCGATCGGGATCGCGTGCTGGACGCCCTGTGGGCGGTGGCCGCCACGTCGCAACCCGGATCGACCCAGCTGTTCCGGCACGAACTGGCCGAGCTGTGGTCGGGCGACGTGCCGCTGTTCACCACGACTCCCGCCGAGATAGGCGTACGGACCGCGGACGGCACCCTGGTGGACGGGCTCTTCGAGCGCTCGGGGCTGGCCGGCGCGCTGGGCCAGCTCGACGCGATGAGCGACGCGGACCGCCGGGACCAGGAGTGGATCATCTCGGCGACGCTGGCCACCCGCCGTCCGCCCGCTGGCCACCGGGGTGGACCCGGCGCCGAGGGCCGCGCCACGGCGGTGGATCCGGCGCGGTTGCTCGCCGCCGCGCGTGGCATCGCCGACCAACTGGTGGCGTTGGCGGCGCGCCGGCACGGCGAGGTCAACTGGCTGGGGCTCGAGCTTGTCGAGGAGCGCCAGTGGCTCGCGCTGCCGATGGGCGCCGGGCTGGCCACCGGCTACACCGGCGTCGCGCTCTTCCTGGCCGAGTTGTGGGCCCTGACCGGCGTGGAGCGGTACGCGTCGGTCGCCCGAGCGGCGGTCCGCCGGGTGCCGCCGCTGCTGGCCGCCCTTTCCGGCAGCGACGAGACGGTACGCGCGGTGGGCTGCGGTGGCATGACCGGCTTCGGCGGCATCGCGTACGCGCTGGCCCGGCTCGCCGGCCGGCTCGACGACGCCTCGCTGTGCGACGGGACGCGGTCCGCGATCGGCCTCGCCGAGCGGTGCGTCGTCCCGGACGCGCCGTTGGGCGTGTTCACCGGGGTGGCCGGGTGCCTGGCGGCGATGACGGCGGTGTACGAGGAGCTCGACCTGCCCGAGGCGGCGCACACGGCCCGCCGCTGCGCGACGCTCCTCGCGGAGCGGGTCGACGCGCCCTCCACCTCAACCGGGTTCGCCGCGGGAGACGCGGGCATCGGCTGGGCGCTGGTGCGCCACGCGAGGTCCGGCGCGGCGGTGCCGGACGCCGCTCACCTCGACGTGCTCGGCTCCCGCCTGCTGCGCGGCGCCGCGACGACCGGCGACGAGTACGGGTGGTGCGCCGGACAGGCGGGCGTACACGCGGCCCGGCACGCTGCCGGCATCGCCGACGATCCCGCGGTGCTGGACGGCTACGCCACCCGGCCGGTGCTCCGCGACCTGAGCCTTTGTCACGGGGAGCTCGGCATCCTCGAAGCACTCGCGGTCCGGCGGGAGAGCCGGGCGGCGTGGATCATCCGCCGCCGGGCGGGCCAGGTCTGCGACGTGATCTCCCGCGCCGGCGCGGGATGCGGGACGCCCGGCGGCGTCCCGACGCCTGGCCTGCTCAACGGTTTGGCCGGCATCGGGTACGGGCTGCTCCGCGCCGGTTTTGCGGAGCAGGTGCCGTCCGTGCTCCTTTTCGGGACCGTCCAGGTAGGAATCGGCAAAAGAAGCAGTCAATGA
- a CDS encoding ATP-binding protein, with protein sequence MYARAAAVVGRDVQLGVIDRAVEDAHSGRGGTLFITGDAGIGKSRLADVAVERGLSADMCVLRGRGSAIGPILPFRCLTELLLSLRHSGHRVNVAELGPYRPILSRLVPDWDEAGGGGAAAGGAGDSLVIIAEAVLRLTGLVARDGGCVLVLDDLHEADAESLAVFEYLIHNLGRQATLLVAAFRPDSGAAPALARSSVQRRLAAQVRLGPLDRAAVRDLAASCLETPPADVPEAVVDLLWAGSGGNPLHAEELLNDLCDGEVLRHTERGWVVGGPVPVALPMTVAPSLTHRLEQLSEQAREVLLTAAVLGHRFPLAVVQAVTGLDDRDLFGHFSGGSPAAHLVTPDEQNPDWYAFHHPLLAESLLALLPAGRRARLAERAADAIEQLHPGLPGEWCQQAATLRLTAGDRVAAGLLFTEAGRRALTQGAARSAVTLLERAQETLAAEGDVEARADAQEALLFAYVEVGQIKQALASVEVLDRLGGGLDPGRRSAWHTRLAWAAMLYGSIDDALAHVRAARALLGSDPDPAAGARIDAVEAHLMLDQPGEGHVAAEALARRAVRVAEAIPLPDVACQVWQLLGAVTRIRDPAEGTACLERARTIAVQHGLPIAEAHVLIRLGNDNALHGGTIDRLIQARDAARRLGAVTVGYQAESSIATHLVLMGRYAEAEEVIDRCLPDTGRLTLLETTQYLLLAKAMLAAHQGQRRAMDGALAEFRVAGGDLPLHVPRVHGLVRAFCALAEEDRPQARAELDRALAAEAQSPTIFPLSGRYGLDPLLRALAGDLDERELQELTSTPASRLRWDRQFSLLAGAVLAGRAGRATAAAALVSDVDKLGEPYEMGRHLGLRLVAEAALDDGWGTPVPWLRAAEEYFHGAGFTPAASACRALLRRAGAPVGQRRRGVEEIPAQLRSAGVTVREFEILRLLRERLGNREIAERLHLSPRTVEKHVASLLVKTGRTSRLGLSQLET encoded by the coding sequence GTGTACGCCCGCGCGGCGGCTGTAGTAGGCCGCGATGTCCAGTTAGGCGTCATCGATCGCGCGGTGGAGGACGCCCACTCCGGCCGGGGCGGCACGCTCTTCATCACCGGAGATGCGGGGATCGGCAAGTCGCGCCTGGCCGACGTGGCCGTCGAGCGGGGGCTCTCGGCGGACATGTGCGTGTTGCGGGGGCGGGGCAGCGCGATCGGGCCGATCCTTCCCTTTCGGTGCCTTACCGAGCTGCTGCTGTCGTTGCGCCACTCGGGGCACCGCGTCAACGTCGCCGAGCTGGGGCCGTACCGGCCGATCCTGTCCCGCCTCGTGCCGGACTGGGACGAGGCCGGCGGCGGCGGCGCGGCGGCGGGCGGGGCCGGTGACTCTCTTGTGATCATCGCGGAGGCGGTGCTGCGGCTCACCGGCCTCGTCGCCCGAGACGGCGGCTGCGTGCTCGTCCTCGACGATCTGCACGAGGCGGACGCGGAGAGCCTGGCGGTATTCGAGTACCTCATCCACAACCTCGGGCGGCAGGCCACCCTGCTCGTCGCGGCCTTCCGCCCGGACTCCGGCGCCGCGCCGGCGCTGGCCCGCTCGTCGGTGCAGCGCCGGCTCGCGGCGCAGGTCCGGCTGGGCCCACTGGACCGTGCCGCGGTGCGCGATCTCGCCGCGAGCTGCCTGGAGACGCCACCGGCCGACGTGCCGGAGGCCGTCGTGGATCTGCTCTGGGCGGGCAGCGGGGGTAACCCGCTGCACGCCGAAGAGCTGCTCAACGATCTCTGCGACGGCGAGGTGCTGCGGCATACGGAGCGGGGCTGGGTGGTGGGCGGCCCGGTGCCGGTCGCGCTGCCGATGACCGTCGCACCGAGCCTCACCCACCGGCTCGAGCAGCTCTCCGAGCAGGCTCGTGAGGTGCTCTTGACGGCGGCGGTCCTGGGGCACCGCTTCCCGCTGGCCGTGGTGCAGGCCGTGACCGGGCTGGACGACCGGGACCTGTTCGGACACTTCTCCGGCGGCAGCCCGGCGGCGCACCTGGTGACCCCGGACGAGCAAAACCCTGACTGGTACGCGTTCCACCACCCGCTGCTGGCGGAGTCGCTGTTGGCCCTGCTCCCGGCCGGGCGGCGGGCCCGGCTGGCGGAACGTGCCGCCGACGCGATCGAGCAGCTGCATCCGGGGCTGCCCGGCGAGTGGTGCCAGCAGGCGGCCACGTTGCGGCTCACCGCCGGCGACCGGGTCGCCGCCGGCCTGCTCTTCACCGAGGCGGGGCGGCGGGCACTGACCCAGGGGGCCGCCCGCTCGGCGGTCACACTGCTCGAACGTGCCCAGGAGACGCTGGCCGCCGAGGGCGACGTCGAGGCGCGGGCGGACGCCCAGGAGGCGTTGCTCTTCGCGTACGTGGAGGTCGGTCAGATCAAGCAGGCGCTGGCGTCGGTGGAGGTGCTCGACCGGCTCGGCGGCGGCCTCGACCCGGGGCGGCGGTCGGCCTGGCACACCCGGCTGGCCTGGGCGGCGATGCTCTACGGCAGCATCGACGACGCCCTCGCCCACGTGCGGGCCGCGCGGGCGCTGCTCGGCTCGGACCCCGACCCCGCGGCCGGCGCACGGATCGACGCGGTCGAGGCGCACCTGATGCTTGACCAGCCGGGCGAGGGGCACGTCGCCGCCGAGGCGCTGGCCCGCCGGGCGGTGAGGGTGGCCGAGGCGATCCCCCTCCCCGACGTCGCCTGCCAGGTCTGGCAACTGCTGGGTGCGGTCACGCGCATCCGCGACCCGGCCGAAGGCACCGCCTGCCTGGAGCGGGCCCGCACCATCGCCGTGCAACACGGGCTGCCGATCGCCGAGGCGCACGTGCTCATCCGGCTCGGCAACGACAACGCGCTGCATGGCGGCACGATCGATCGGCTGATACAGGCCCGGGACGCCGCGCGCCGACTCGGTGCGGTGACCGTCGGATACCAGGCCGAGTCGAGCATCGCGACACACCTGGTGCTCATGGGACGGTACGCCGAGGCGGAGGAGGTCATCGACCGCTGCCTGCCCGACACGGGGCGCCTGACGCTCCTGGAGACCACGCAGTACCTGTTGCTCGCGAAGGCGATGCTCGCCGCCCACCAGGGCCAGCGGCGTGCGATGGATGGGGCGCTCGCCGAGTTCCGGGTGGCGGGCGGCGACCTGCCGCTGCACGTGCCGCGGGTGCACGGGCTGGTCCGCGCGTTCTGCGCCCTGGCCGAGGAAGACCGGCCCCAGGCGAGGGCGGAGCTCGATCGCGCGCTGGCGGCCGAGGCGCAGAGCCCGACTATCTTTCCGCTCAGCGGCCGGTATGGTCTCGACCCCCTGTTGCGGGCCCTCGCCGGTGACCTGGACGAGCGGGAGCTCCAGGAGCTCACCAGCACGCCGGCCAGCCGGCTGCGCTGGGACCGCCAGTTCTCGCTGCTGGCCGGGGCCGTGCTCGCCGGGCGAGCCGGCCGCGCGACGGCCGCGGCAGCACTGGTGTCCGACGTGGACAAGCTGGGCGAACCCTACGAGATGGGCCGTCACCTGGGGCTGCGACTCGTCGCCGAGGCGGCGCTCGACGATGGCTGGGGCACGCCGGTGCCCTGGCTGCGGGCCGCGGAGGAGTACTTCCACGGCGCCGGCTTCACCCCGGCGGCGAGCGCCTGCCGCGCGCTGCTGCGCCGGGCCGGCGCCCCGGTCGGCCAGCGACGCCGTGGCGTCGAAGAGATCCCGGCGCAGCTGCGCTCGGCCGGTGTGACCGTGCGCGAGTTCGAGATCCTGCGGCTGCTGCGCGAGCGACTCGGCAACCGGGAGATCGCCGAGCGCCTGCACCTGTCGCCGCGGACCGTCGAGAAGCACGTGGCGAGCCTCCTGGTGAAGACGGGCAGGACGAGCCGGCTGGGTCTCAGCCAGCTCGAAACCTGA